The following are from one region of the Sorghum bicolor cultivar BTx623 chromosome 2, Sorghum_bicolor_NCBIv3, whole genome shotgun sequence genome:
- the LOC8059016 gene encoding cytochrome c oxidase assembly factor 5, with the protein MAKSCKGLAMELVKCLSETDCVKVQKRPYKECAGEKVPNITSECVGLRETYFNCKRGQVDMRARIRGNKGY; encoded by the exons ATGGCGAAGTCGTGCAAGGGGTTGGCCATGGAGCTCGTCAAGTGTCTCAGCGAGACCGACTGCGTTAAG GTGCAGAAAAGGCCGTACAAGGAGTGCGCCGGGGAGAAAGTGCCCAACATTACCAGCGAGTGCGTTGGCCTGCGGGAGACCTACTTCAACTGCAAGAGGGGCCAG GTTGACATGCGGGCCCGTATACGCGGGAACAAGGGATACTAG
- the LOC8054858 gene encoding transcription factor MYC2: MDKLTSPSSPRPASFSFSEPSCTILELPSCEVPEQWLLDDDVLVGKNENDGIGACLWEMPAADGGVLSPDSELAKLLPSLSAPAPQRQAKRRGRKPGPRPGPGAGAAAGHVESERQRREKLNRRFCDLRAAVPTVSRMDKASLLADAARYIAELRARVAQLESEARHAAVARWEGISADGGGHGDQAAAVVDGELYVREVGRDTAVVRVTSGASHAPALLMGALRSLELQVQHACVSRAHGVTTQDVVVDVPPAATALQDDEGLRMALLQRLQAGD; the protein is encoded by the coding sequence ATGGACAAGCTTACTTCCCCGTCCTCCCCGCGACCCGCCTCGTTCTCCTTTTCCGAGCCGTCATGCACGATTCTCGAACTACCTTCCTGCGAAGTCCCGGAGCAGTGGCTGCTCGATGACGATGTCCTTGTGGGCAAGAACGAGAACGATGGTATTGGCGCCTGCCTGTGGGAGATGCcggcggcggacggcggcgTGCTCTCCCCTGACTCTGAGCTCGCCAAGCTGCTCCCGAGCCTCTCAGCGCCGGCTCCGCAGCGCCAGGCGAAGCGGCGGGGCCGGAAGCCAGGGCCGCGGCCGGGGCCGGGCGCCGGGGCAGCCGCCGGTCACGTGGAGTCCGAGCGGCAGCGCCGCGAGAAGCTGAACCGGCGGTTCTGCGACCTCCGCGCCGCCGTGCCCACCGTGTCGCGCATGGACAAGGCCTCCCTCCTCGCGGACGCCGCGCGGTACATTGCCGAGCTCCGCGCCCGCGTGGCGCAGCTCGAGTCCGAGGCGAGGCACGCTGCCGTGGCGAGGTGGGAGGGGATCAgcgccgacggcggcggccaCGGCGACCAAGCCGCGGccgtcgtcgacggtgagctgTACGTGCGGGAGGTGGGCCGGGACACGGCCGTTGTGCGCGTGACGAGCGGCGCGAGCCACGCGCCCGCGCTGCTGATGGGTGCGCTCCGGTCGCTGGAGCTGCAGGTACAGCACGCGTGCGTGAGCCGCGCGCACGGCGTCACCACGCAGGATGTTGTCGTCGACGTGCCCCCCGCTGCCACCGCGCTGCAGGACGACGAAGGTCTACGCATGGCGCTGCTCCAGAGGCTGCAGGCCGGCGACTAG
- the LOC8059018 gene encoding transcription factor MYC2 → MDDLLSPCSSFSPPSPPSFFSHAGHHPVIEFTSCDVPEQWLLDDVFVAKNEGDDDVDDLWPVGSSLSQDSELTEQPLPPQPPPPQQQAELSVVKAPAQQQRPGKRRGRKPGPRPDGPTVSHVEAERQRREKLNRRFCDLRAAVPTVSRMDKASLLADAAAYIAELRARIARLEAESRRAPAARWEPVVAACGAHEAGPGAGGGADEVVEVRMLGPDAAAVRATSAAPHAPARLMSALRALELHVRHACVTRVNGMTVQDVVVDVATPLQDDDDDDGRLRAALLQMMQDSAATYVPN, encoded by the coding sequence ATGGACGACCTGCTCTCCCCATGCTCCTCCTTCTCCCCACCGTCGCCACCGTCCTTCTTCTCCCACGCCGGCCACCACCCAGTCATCGAGTTCACCTCCTGTGACGTCCCGGAGCAATGGCTACTCGACGACGTCTTCGTGGCCAAGAACGAGGGCGACGACGACGTGGACGACCTATGGCCAGTGGGAAGCTCGCTCTCCCAGGACTCTGAGCTCACCGAGCAGCCGCTTCCTCCtcagccaccgccgccgcagcagcaggcGGAGCTGAGCGTCGTCAAGGCTCCGGCGCAGCAGCAGCGCCCAGGGAAGCGGCGGGGGCGGAAGCCCGGGCCCCGCCCGGACGGCCCCACCGTCAGCCACGTGGAGGCCGAGCGTCAGCGCCGGGAGAAGCTGAACCGCCGGTTCTGCGACCTCCGCGCCGCCGTCCCCACCGTGTCGCGCATGGACAAGGCCTCCCTGCTCGCGGACGCCGCCGCCTACATCGCGGAGCTGCGCGCCCGTATCGCGCGGCTGGAGGCCGAGTCCAGGCGGGCCCCCGCGGCGAGGTGGGAGCCCGTCGTAGCTGCCTGCGGCGCTCATGAGGCGGGACCgggagccggcggcggcgccgacgaGGTGGTGGAGGTGCGGATGCTGGGGCCGGACGCGGCCGCGGTGCGCGCGACGAGCGCGGCCCCGCACGCGCCCGCGCGCCTGATGAGCGCGCTGCGGGCTCTGGAGCTGCACGTGCGGCACGCCTGCGTAACCCGCGTGAACGGCATGACGGTTCAGGACGTCGTGGTTGACGTGGCAACCCCGTtgcaggacgacgacgacgacgacggccgccTCCGTGCCGCGCTGCTCCAGATGATGCAGGACAGTGCGGCTACGTACGTACCTAACTAG
- the LOC8059017 gene encoding uncharacterized protein LOC8059017, which yields MKPRPPAPGPSSASAAPARLRPHLARLASFLIVFAVGYSLGLLSSSTRPSPRPSQTTIIRPHAAHLTDASPAAASNGTAGAAAVSSSSSSSSYPPRSPPHDLFRFKEECGEPVPSDAVVRTLLDKLFDGESPYAGFPPNHTAALLHPAAARPRGWGSTGAVFKELIEAVRPEVIVELGAFLGASALHMAAVSRNLSLSPAILCVDDFRGWPAFRDRFRRDVPPQRHGDALLLPQFMSNVVAAAAADDDDDDAVTRPRVLPLPFSTASALRALCEWGVYADLIEVDAGHDFHSAWADINLAWAVLRPGGVMFGHDYFTSADDRGVRRAVTLFARVKGLTVRPHGQHWVLSPKPPRGGRGGDDARRRVRSRVRIVLGVGGTGVQHPTTPHLDQKPTKKVAPPPPLFSSLTALSSQPPLLLL from the exons ATGAAGCCACGTCCACCGGCGCCGGGGCCGTCGTCTGCTTCCGCCGCGCCGGCCAGGCTCCGGCCGCACCTCGCGCGGCTCGCCTCCTTCCTGATCGTCTTCGCCGTGGGCTACTCGCTGGGCCTCCTGTCGTCGTCCACCCGGCCGTCCCCAAGACCGTCCCAGACGACGATCATACGGCCGCACGCCGCGCACCTCACCGACGCCtccccggcggcggcgtcgaacGGAACCGCCGGCGCGGCGGCCGTGTCGAGCTCGAGCTCGAGCTCGAGCTACCCGCCGCGGTCGCCTCCGCACGACCTGTTCCGGTTCAAGGAGGAGTGCGGGGAGCCGGTGCCGAGCGACGCCGTCGTGCGGACTCTGCTCGACAAGCTCTTCGACGGCGAGAGCCCCTACGCGGGGTTCCCTCCAAACCACACGGCGGCTCTGCTGcacccggcggcggcgcgcccgCGCGGGTGGGGGTCTACGGGGGCCGTGTTCAAGGAGCTCATCGAGGCGGTGCGGCCGGAGGTGATCGTGGAGCTGGGCGCGTTCCTGGGCGCGTCGGCGCTGCACATGGCGGCCGTGTCCAGGAACCTGTCCCTGTCCCCGGCCATCCTCTGCGTCGACGACTTCCGCGGGTGGCCGGCGTTCCGGGACCGGTTCCGCCGCGACGTGCCCCCGCAGCGGCACGGGGACGCGCTGCTGCTGCCGCAGTTCATGTCCAACGTcgtggcggcggccgcggccgacgacgacgacgacgacgccgtcACCAGGCCGCGCGTGCTGCCGCTGCCCTTCTCGACGGCGTCCGCGCTGCGCGCGCTGTGCGAGTGGGGCGTGTACGCGGACCTCATCGAGGTGGACGCCGGGCACGACTTCCACTCGGCGTGGGCGGACATCAACCTGGCGTGGGCCGTGCTCCGCCCCGGCGGCGTCATGTTCGGCCACGACTACTTCACGTCCGCCGACGACCGCGGCGTGCGCCGCGCCGTCACGCTGTTCGCCAGGGTCAAGGGGCTCACCGTCCGGCCGCACGGCCAGCACTGGGTGCTCTCCCCGAAGCCCCCGCGAGGAGGGCGTGGCGGCGACGACGCCCGGCGACG CGTCCGTAGCCGTGTTCGTATCGTACTTGGAGTTGGAGGTACAGGCGTGCAGCACCCCACCACACCACACCTCGATCAAAAGCCGACGAAAAAGGTTGCGCCGCCCCCGCCACTGTTCTCTTCTCTGACAGCACTCTCGTCTCAACCACCATTGCTTTTGCTGTAA